A window of the Candidatus Amarolinea dominans genome harbors these coding sequences:
- a CDS encoding DUF4435 domain-containing protein, whose product MSALPAWIVEIENLARGLPVILVEGKEDVMWFGHFLDLHAAGWRSRTFLAAAEGKRHVIQGTTIHRPSWIGIIDRDEWREADVVAAAGRSSRLHILPRFCIESYLCDPAELWNALPAPQRNRVTDADAWTEVIRQHIPDWVAHGAMWRVLREIHETSRFPSQLEEHPITDEAQIRQILASWHQQIAPDIVLARYQVELAVGRASPKPEQLRQHIHGKKFFNQVVVQVLDRLFAGKGADDWQQRFRDAPILPPPDLSALLDRILAQLPSTGLP is encoded by the coding sequence ATGAGCGCCCTGCCGGCCTGGATCGTTGAGATCGAGAACCTGGCGCGCGGTTTGCCGGTCATCTTGGTTGAGGGCAAGGAAGATGTGATGTGGTTCGGCCATTTTCTGGACCTGCACGCGGCCGGTTGGCGGAGCCGCACGTTTCTCGCGGCGGCTGAGGGCAAGCGCCATGTGATCCAGGGGACAACCATCCACCGCCCTTCGTGGATCGGGATCATTGACCGCGATGAATGGCGTGAAGCCGATGTTGTCGCCGCAGCCGGTAGATCGTCGCGCCTGCATATCTTGCCGCGGTTCTGCATCGAATCCTACCTGTGTGATCCAGCCGAGCTTTGGAACGCCCTGCCTGCGCCCCAGCGGAACCGAGTCACCGACGCGGACGCCTGGACGGAGGTCATTCGCCAGCACATCCCGGATTGGGTGGCTCACGGCGCCATGTGGCGCGTGCTACGCGAGATCCACGAAACGAGCCGCTTCCCCAGCCAACTCGAAGAACACCCGATCACGGACGAGGCGCAGATTCGCCAGATCCTGGCTTCGTGGCATCAACAAATCGCGCCAGACATTGTCCTGGCGCGCTATCAGGTGGAATTGGCCGTTGGTCGTGCGTCGCCCAAGCCGGAACAGTTGCGGCAGCACATCCACGGCAAGAAGTTCTTCAACCAGGTCGTTGTGCAGGTTTTGGACCGGCTCTTTGCGGGCAAGGGTGCCGACGACTGGCAGCAGAGATTTCGCGACGCGCCGATCTTGCCGCCTCCCGACCTATCTGCCTTACTTGACCGTATCCTGGCGCAACTACCGTCAACAGGCCTGCCATGA